In the Lepisosteus oculatus isolate fLepOcu1 chromosome 6, fLepOcu1.hap2, whole genome shotgun sequence genome, one interval contains:
- the LOC107076445 gene encoding mucin-2-like isoform X2 produces the protein MMKGGTILLFLFLTGGVDSDETSSTTESLSVNSTLAGDLTGTFTSGNSTEAAESTRGPAVNSTPAPQSSTPQTAYSVAAAESTTFPAGNSTAASENATSPQVNTTGTPENTSPHVNTTSTPENTTSPYGNTPSTPENTTSPQVNTTGTPENTSPHVNTTSTPKNTTPPYGNTPGTPENTTSPHVNTTGTPENTSPHINTTSTPENTTPPYGNTPGTPENTTSPHVNTTGTPENTSPHVNTTSTPQNTTPPYGNTPGTPENTTSPHVNTTGTPENTSPHINTTSTPENTTPPYGNTPGTPENTTSPHVNTTGTPENTSPHVNTTSTPQNTTPPYGNTPGTPENTTSPHVNTTGTPENTSPHVNTTSTPQNTTPPYGNTPRTPENTTSPHANTTGTPENTTPPYGNTPRTPENTTSPHVNTTGTPENTPPPHVNTTSTPDNATSPQVNTPGTPENTTSPHVNTTGTPENTSPHVNTTSTPENTTPPYGNTPGTSENTPPPHVSTPGTPDNATSPHINSTGTPENSPSPPANSSPPPPISSSVPSGVTPAAPVTIPSTPASPRPIVVLQFSLNQDFNEDLKNKTSEAFQSLAKNITTQLDTVYRNKFGDAFNRTEITDFRSGSVIVDSTLIFNNLTVVPNTSEVTNTLKAAANTSGFSLPVNTSTIVASADTLTTASPVSTTAPPAITTAPVNLTAPPANSTAPPLNTTALVNLTALVNLTAPPANTTAHVNLTAPPANTTAHVNLTAPPANTTAPPLNTTALVNLTEPPANTTALVNLTAPPANTAAHVNLTAPPANTTAPPLNTTALVNLTAPPANTTAPPVNLTAPPANTAAHVNLTAPPANTTAPPLNTTALVNLTAPPANTTAPPLNTTALVNLTAPPANTTAPPVNLTAPPANTAAHVNLTAPPANTTAPPLNTTALVNLTAPPANTTAPPLNTTALVNLTAPPVNTTAPPVNLTAPPANTTTPMNPTALPGNTTAPPANTTAPPGNTTTPMNPTAPPANTTAPPANTTAPPVNLTAPPVNLTAPPVNLTAPPANTTTPVNPVAPPVNTTASHANTTASLLNTTISTTTSTSTSPAPATAPLQFSLNQTFIPELENPNSNAFSTLANTITTQVDTVYKRKFPNTFRRSRVRRFRQGSVITDMDLEFTNQTSVPSASEIVNTLKTALNDSALNLTIQSDTITVPDNTISTTTASPTTVSPTTTPSSPASTAPSPASTTTGPANTTTGPASTISTATSATTSPAPATVPLQFSLNQTFTPDLENPNSNAFITLANTITTQVDTVYKRKFPNTFRRSRVRRFRQGSVITDMDLEFTNQTSVPSASEIVNTLKTALNDSALNLTIQSDTITVPDNTTSTTTAPATTVSPTTTPSSPASTATGSTSTAASTATTSSTTSTTPPSTTVVVEVTAPLRFSIMQTFIASLADTNSSVFQNFASGVTDQVNKVYRKKYTTFLRSRVRKFSRGSVVTDMDLVFQNTSPSATDIVNTMKDAIANSEVIMPIDVNSIISSNNPPSSAPALRTSLSSLLALALATVLVVLTQWLH, from the exons CAGATGAAACGTCAAGcacaactgaatcactaagcGTAAACTCAACTTTGGCTGGAGACCTAACAGGAACATTCACAAGTGGAAACTCAACTGAAGCTGCAGAAAGCACACGTGGCCCAGCAGTGAACTCGACTCCAGCTCCACAAAGCTCAACTCCCCAAACTGCATATTCAGTTGCAGCTGCAGAAAGCACAACTTTCCCAGCTGGAAACTCAACTGCTGCTTCAGAAAATGCAACTTCACCCCAAGTAAACACAACGGGTACACCAGAAAACACTTCACCACACGTGAACACAACCAGTACACCAGAAAACACAACTTCTCCATATGGAAACACACCTAGTACAccagaaaacacaacttcaccCCAAGTAAACACAACGGGTACACCAGAAAACACTTCACCACACGTAAACACAACCAGTACACCAAAAAACACAACTCCTCCATATGGAAACACACCTGGTACAccagaaaacacaacttcaccACATGTAAACACAACTGGTACACCAGAAAACACTTCACCACACATAAACACAACCAGTACACCAGAAAACACAACTCCTCCATACGGAAACACACCTGGTACAccagaaaacacaacttcaccACATGTAAACACAACTGGTACACCAGAAAACACTTCACCACATGTAAACACAACCAGTACACCACAAAACACAACTCCTCCATATGGAAACACACCTGGTACAccagaaaacacaacttcaccACATGTAAACACAACTGGTACACCAGAAAACACTTCACCACACATAAACACAACCAGTACACCAGAAAACACAACTCCTCCATACGGAAACACACCTGGTACAccagaaaacacaacttcaccACATGTAAACACAACTGGTACACCAGAAAACACTTCACCACATGTAAACACAACCAGTACACCACAAAACACAACTCCTCCATATGGAAACACACCTGGTACAccagaaaacacaacttcaccACATGTAAACACAACTGGTACACCAGAAAACACTTCACCACATGTAAACACAACCAGTACACCACAAAACACAACTCCTCCATATGGAAACACACCTCGTACAccagaaaacacaacttcaccACATGCAAACACAACTGGTACACCAGAAAACACAACTCCTCCATACGGAAACACACCTCGTACAccagaaaacacaacttcaccACATGTTAACACAACTGGTACACCAGAAAACACACCTCCGCCACATGTAAACACAACCAGTACACCAGACAATGCAACTTCACCACAAGTAAACACACCTGGTACAccagaaaacacaacttcaccACATGTAAACACAACTGGTACACCAGAAAACACTTCACCACACGTTAACACAACCAGTACACCAGAAAACACAACTCCTCCATACGGAAACACACCTGGTACGTCAGAAAACACACCTCCGCCACATGTAAGCACACCTGGTACACCAGACAATGCAACTTCGCCACACATAAACTCAACCGGTACACCAGAAaactcaccttcacctcctgcAAACTCAAGTCCTCCTCCTCCCATCTCAAGCTCAGTGCCTTCTGGAGTGACACCGGCAGCACCAGTTACAATACCTTCTACACCTGCTTCACCCAGACCAATAGTTGTTCTTCAGTTCAGTCTGAATCAAGATTTTAATGAGGACCTAAAAAATAAGACATCTGAAGCTTTTCAAAGCTTGGCAAAGAACATAACCACACAG CTGGACACTGTGTACAGGAATAAGTTTGGAGATGCCTTCAATCGTACAGAAATCACAGATTTCAG GAGCGGGTCAGTGATCGTCGATTCTACCTTGATCTTTAACAATCTGACAGTTGTTCCAAACACCAGTGAAGTCACCAACACTCTGAAGGCTGCAGCAAACACTTCTGGCTTTTCTCTCCCTGTCAACACCTCTACAATTGTGGCTTCAG CTGATACTTTAACAACTGCATCTCCTGTGAGCACAACTGCACCTCCTGCAATAACAACTGCACCTGTGAACCTAACTGCACCTCCTGCGAACTCAACTGCACCTCCTTTGAACACAACTGCACTTGTGAACCTAACTGCACTTGTGAACCTAACTGCACCTCCTGCGAACACAACTGCACATGTGAACCTAACTGCACCTCCTGCGAACACAACTGCACATGTGAACCTAACTGCACCTCCTGCAAACACAACTGCACCTCCTTTGAACACAACTGCACTTGTGAACCTAACTGAACCTCCTGCGAACACAACTGCACTTGTGAACCTAACTGCACCTCCTGCGAACACAGCTGCACATGTGAACCTAACTGCACCTCCTGCGAACACAACTGCACCTCCTTTGAACACAACTGCACTTGTGAACCTAACTGCACCTCCTGCGAATACAACTGCACCTCCTGTGAACCTAACTGCACCTCCTGCGAACACAGCTGCACATGTGAACCTAACTGCACCTCCTGCGAACACAACTGCACCTCCTTTGAACACAACTGCACTTGTGAACCTAACTGCACCTCCTGCGAATACAACTGCACCTCCTTTGAACACAACTGCACTTGTGAACCTAACTGCACCTCCTGCGAATACAACTGCACCTCCTGTGAACCTAACTGCACCTCCTGCGAACACAGCTGCACATGTGAACCTAACTGCACCTCCTGCGAACACAACTGCACCTCCTTTGAACACAACTGCACTTGTGAACCTAACTGCAC CTCCTGCGAACACAACTGCACCTCCTTTGAACACAACTGCACTTGTGAACCTAACTGCACCTCCTGTGAATACAACTGCACCTCCTGTGAACCTAACTGCACCTCCTGCGAACACAACTACACCTATGAACCCAACTGCACTTCCTGGGAACACAACTGCACCTCCTGCGAATACAACTGCACCTCCTGGGAACACAACTACACCTATGAACCCAACTGCACCTCCTGCGAATACAACTGCACCTCCTGCGAATACAACTGCACCTCCTGTGAACCTAACTGCACCTCCTGTGAACCTAACTGCACCTCCTGTGAACCTAACTGCACCTCCTGCAAACACAACTACACCTGTGAACCCAGTTGCACCTCCTGTCAACACAACTGCATCTCATGCAAATACAACTGCGTCTCTATTAAACACAACAATTTCTACAACGACCAGCACTTCAACTTCACCAGCACCAGCAACTGCTCCCCTGCAGTTCAGTTTGAATCAGACTTTTATTCCTGAACTTGAGAACCCCAACTCTAATGCTTTTTCAACTTTGGCAAATACTATTACTACccag GTGGATACCGTTTACAAGAGAAAATTTCCTAACACATTCCGTCGCTCCAGAGTGAGAAGATTCAG GCAAGGATCAGTCATTACTGACATGGACCTGGAGTTCACGAACCAGACCTCTGTGCCCAGTGCGTCTGAGATTGTTAACACTCTGAAGACAGCTTTGAATGATTCAGCTCTCAACCTGACGATACAGTCTGACACCATTACAGTCCCAG ACAATACAATATCCACAACTACAGCATCTCCAACAACCGTGTCTCCTACAACCACCCCTTCATCACCTGCAAGCACAGCTCCATCACCTGCAAGCACAACTACTGGTCCTGCAAACACAACTACTGGTCCCGCAAGCACAATTTCTACTGCGACCAGCGCAACAACTTCACCAGCACCAGCAACTGTTCCCCTGCAGTTCAGTTTGAATCAGACTTTTACTCCTGACCTTGAGAACCCCAACTCTAATGCTTTTATAACTTTGGCAAATACTATTACTACCCAG GTGGATACCGTTTACAAGAGAAAATTTCCTAACACATTCCGTCGCTCCAGAGTGAGAAGATTCAG GCAAGGATCAGTCATTACTGACATGGACCTGGAGTTCACGAACCAGACCTCTGTGCCCAGTGCGTCTGAGATTGTTAACACTCTGAAGACAGCTTTGAATGATTCAGCTCTCAACCTGACGATACAGTCCGACACCATTACAGTCCCAG ACAATACGACATCCACAACTACAGCTCCTGCAACAACTGTGTCTCCTACAACCACCCCTTCATCACCTGCAAGCACAGCTACTGGTTCCACAAGCACAGCTGCATCTACTGCAACAACTTCTTCTACAACATCAACAACACCTCCAAGCACCACTGTGGTGGTAGAAGTAACTGCTCCTCTTCGCTTCAGCATAATGCAAACCTTTATTGCAAGTCTTGCAGATACCAACTCTTCAGTTTTCCAGAACTTTGCGAGTGGAGTTACTGATCAG GTGAATAAGGTTTACAGGAAAAAATATACCACATTCCTTCGTTCCAGAGTGAGAAAGTTCAG tcGGGGATCAGTTGTGACCGACATGGACCTGGTATTCCAAAATACTTCTCCTTCTGCAACTGATATTGTCAACACCATGAAGGACGCAATAGCTAACTCTGAGGTCATCATGCCAATAGATGTAAATTCTATTATATCCTCAA ACAACCCGCCTTCCTCGGCCCCCGCCCTGCGGACCAGCCTGTCCTCGCTCCTCGCCCTGGCTTTGGCCACAGTGCTTGTTGTCTTGACACAATGGCTCCACTAG